The following proteins are co-located in the Malus sylvestris chromosome 13, drMalSylv7.2, whole genome shotgun sequence genome:
- the LOC126595171 gene encoding uncharacterized protein LOC126595171, translating into MACHLFQQNGFSTSYSDSPPTHYTLKIASFSLLTKLLADKYESGEFEAAGYKWKLVLYPNGNKKKNVEGHISVYLEMVGADSLQTGSEVYVDFRFSLLDQNKGMFLVLQDANKKEKCFHGMMRYSGFDKLVTLKSFTDASNGYVVDDSCVIGAEVFVCKERRAGNRELISMIKDAVMCKHVWKVENFSELGTECCKSEPFTAGERKWKIKLYAKGNGDRKGTHISLFLELDDPETLPCISHFLELSDPKKIAGSKVFAEVSLRIVDQMHAKHKCLKGTNWFSTLTSSGWAKFISLETLNQPGNGFLVKDACIVEAEVTVRGTATAL; encoded by the exons ATGGCTTGTCATCTCTTTCAACAAAATG ggTTTTCGACATCATATTCAGATTCACCTCCAACTCATTACACTCTAAAAATCGCGTCATTTTCATTGCTAACCAAACTTTTGGCGGACAAATATGAGTCGGGAGAATTTGAAGCTGCAGGATACAAATG GAAACTAGTGCTCTACCCGAAtggaaacaagaagaaaaatgtgGAAGGTCATATCTCTGTTTACTTGGAAATGGTTGGAGCTGATTCACTTCAGACTGGAAGCGAAGTATATGTTGATTTCAGGTTCTCTTTGCTTGATCAGAATAAAGGCATGTTCCTGGTTCTTCAAG AtgcaaataaaaaggaaaaatgtttccATGGAATGATGCGTTATTCGGGATTTGATAAGCTTGTCACTCTTAAATCGTTTACTGATGCTTCCAACGGATATGTTGTTGACGATTCCTGTGTGATTGGAGCTGAGGTCTTCGTTTGTAAAGAACGAAGAGCTGGCAATCGAGAGTTAATATCGATGATCAAGGATGCTGTTATGTGCAAGCATGTTTGGAAGGTTGAGAACTTTTCAGAGTTAGGTACTGAATGCTGCAAATCAGAACCTTTCACTGCCGGAGAACGGAAATG GAAGATAAAGCTCTATGCCAAGGGAAATGGCGATAGAAAGGGTACtcatatttctcttttcttggaATTGGATGATCCGGAAACACTTCCTTGCATTTCTCATTTCTTGGAATTGAGTGATCCAAAAAAAATTGCTGGTTCCAAAGTATTTGCAGAGGTTTCACTGCGCATTGTAGATCAAATGCATGCCAAACATAAGTGCTTGAAAG GTACCAACTGGTTCAGTACCTTAACGAGTTCGGGCTGGGCTAAGTTCATTTCGTTGGAAACTTTGAATCAGCCAGGCAACGGGTTTTTGGTGAAGGATGCTTGCATAGTGGAGGCAGAGGTCACTGTCCGTGGAACTGCAACTGCACTGTAG